Proteins from one Azospirillum brasilense genomic window:
- a CDS encoding Hsp20/alpha crystallin family protein — protein sequence MPPRRDPASFMWSEAVELLDRAERLHRQFFRPAPPGPRRACWTPPIDVYETEDAVTIVVALPGVGAEQLHVAVEDGVLVVAGERTLPLGCDGIIHRLEIPHGRFERRLELPAGAFRMGRRELSAGCLVLTLDKMG from the coding sequence ATGCCGCCCCGCCGTGATCCTGCGTCCTTCATGTGGTCGGAGGCCGTCGAACTGCTGGACCGTGCCGAGCGGCTGCACCGCCAGTTCTTCCGCCCGGCCCCGCCCGGCCCGCGCCGCGCCTGCTGGACCCCGCCCATCGACGTCTACGAGACGGAGGACGCGGTGACCATCGTCGTCGCCCTTCCCGGCGTCGGCGCGGAGCAGCTTCACGTCGCCGTCGAGGACGGCGTTCTGGTGGTTGCCGGGGAGCGGACCCTGCCGCTGGGCTGCGACGGGATCATCCACCGCCTCGAGATTCCCCACGGCCGCTTCGAGCGGCGGCTCGAGCTGCCCGCCGGGGCCTTCCGCATGGGACGGCGCGAGCTGTCGGCGGGCTGCCTCGTGCTGACGCTCGACAAGATGGGATGA
- a CDS encoding DUF2934 domain-containing protein — MDEHRIRHRAYEIWEQEGRPEGRRAEHWERACRELQEEDERAKEQGPEPRNLAQASADTGAGI, encoded by the coding sequence ATGGACGAGCACCGCATCCGCCACCGTGCCTACGAGATCTGGGAGCAGGAGGGGCGCCCCGAAGGCCGCCGCGCCGAGCATTGGGAACGGGCCTGCCGTGAACTCCAGGAGGAGGACGAGCGGGCGAAGGAGCAGGGTCCCGAACCGCGCAACCTTGCCCAAGCCTCCGCGGATACCGGCGCCGGCATCTGA
- a CDS encoding universal stress protein: MAYKHILVHLDSGPQVETRLDAAIALAKTSGAFLRGLFAQPDRSATSVIARRSSDHLEQAAARSEAMFRDKLQASGLQGQWHGLTHGEHNHVIREVIIWSRFADLTVLGQFDRSAPADGVAPEELNEQVVLNSGRPVLVLPFAGTFPVIGKRVAVAWNAEREAARALADAMPFLQVADEVTVITVLTQAAPPAGTEPQRIGLLDHLALHGVSADQTHFTVTDIGAMDALLARSIDSGADLLVMGAHGHYGFPFLHRGGGTRHVLRTCPVPLLLSH; encoded by the coding sequence ATGGCCTACAAGCACATCCTCGTGCATCTCGATTCCGGACCGCAGGTGGAAACCCGCCTCGACGCGGCCATTGCGCTGGCGAAGACCAGCGGCGCCTTCCTGCGCGGCCTGTTCGCCCAGCCGGACCGCAGCGCCACCAGCGTCATCGCCCGCCGCTCCAGCGACCATCTGGAACAGGCCGCCGCCCGCAGCGAGGCGATGTTCCGCGACAAGCTCCAGGCGTCGGGCCTGCAGGGCCAGTGGCACGGCCTGACCCACGGCGAGCACAACCACGTCATCCGCGAGGTCATCATCTGGTCGCGCTTCGCCGACCTGACGGTGCTGGGCCAGTTCGACCGCAGCGCCCCCGCCGACGGCGTGGCGCCGGAAGAGCTGAACGAGCAGGTGGTGCTGAACTCGGGCCGCCCGGTGCTGGTGCTGCCCTTCGCCGGAACCTTCCCGGTGATCGGCAAGCGCGTTGCCGTCGCCTGGAATGCCGAGCGCGAAGCCGCCCGTGCCCTGGCCGACGCCATGCCCTTCCTCCAGGTCGCCGACGAGGTCACCGTCATCACCGTTCTGACCCAGGCCGCCCCGCCGGCCGGGACGGAGCCGCAGCGCATCGGCCTGCTCGACCATCTGGCGCTCCACGGCGTGTCGGCCGACCAGACGCATTTCACGGTGACCGACATCGGCGCCATGGACGCGCTCCTGGCCCGCAGCATCGATTCCGGGGCCGATCTGCTGGTGATGGGCGCGCACGGCCATTACGGCTTCCCCTTCCTGCACCGCGGCGGCGGGACGCGCCATGTCCTGCGCACCTGCCCGGTGCCGCTGCTGCTCTCCCACTGA
- a CDS encoding autotransporter domain-containing protein, with translation MSAPAGAVPFDRVFVFGDSLSDTGRVYELTRGGIPQSPPYYDGRFSNGPVWVERLAPLIGSQPDQKTNFAYGGAETGTLSQTGVPGIQGQVGQFLLSRPSGTGGGLFAVWAGGNDYFNRVSAGSDPSGLVTQTVGNIVTTVERLAALGGKTFLVPNLPDLGTIPDTRNSDRAALLNAVTASHNTLLSQAMADVEKRLGVTVVVADVNALYRAVAANPTAYGFTNTVTPCLSDNAPTGACGTEAQADQTVYWDEIHPTRAAHLLIAQYMQGALLALNDAAEAVAMQPELAFEATRSWHRALLGSIAGPAATRVEAPLGNGELRAFLIGDAAWGRLGGTPERQGFRFNTQSGGVGAELPVGSASRVGLSVGGSRGRAKLDEGAGTLDMTSTIIGLHAVTEARGFQLAVAGSVSFDRYGDIDRTTGFAPFPSASADTDGRTYALSVAGGYTAQLGPVALGPRLGLRYIHTRIDGYQESGAGLLSLGVERQSAESLESSVGAEASTVVEIGRSVLQPSLGIAWEHQFAEDARTVTVRLPGGAANSVSPSGDGRDSLVIGVGLSAQLWQAVGATVGYRGELSGADGHNHAFTARLRMSF, from the coding sequence ATGTCGGCGCCCGCCGGGGCGGTGCCGTTCGACCGGGTGTTCGTCTTCGGCGACAGCCTGTCCGACACCGGCCGCGTCTATGAGCTGACGCGCGGCGGCATTCCGCAAAGCCCGCCCTATTACGACGGGCGTTTCTCCAACGGCCCCGTCTGGGTCGAGCGGCTGGCCCCGCTGATCGGCAGCCAGCCCGACCAGAAGACCAACTTCGCCTATGGCGGTGCCGAGACCGGGACCCTGTCGCAGACCGGCGTTCCCGGCATCCAGGGGCAGGTCGGTCAGTTCCTGCTCAGCCGCCCGAGCGGCACCGGCGGCGGACTGTTCGCGGTCTGGGCTGGCGGCAACGACTATTTCAACCGCGTCTCCGCCGGTTCGGACCCTTCGGGCCTCGTCACCCAGACGGTCGGCAACATCGTCACCACGGTGGAGCGTCTGGCGGCGCTCGGCGGGAAGACCTTCCTGGTGCCGAACCTGCCGGACCTCGGCACCATCCCGGACACCCGCAATTCCGACCGCGCCGCCTTGCTGAACGCCGTCACCGCCTCCCACAACACGTTGCTGTCGCAGGCGATGGCCGACGTGGAGAAGCGGCTGGGAGTCACCGTCGTGGTGGCTGACGTCAACGCGCTGTACCGCGCGGTGGCGGCCAACCCGACGGCCTATGGCTTCACCAACACCGTCACGCCCTGCCTGTCGGACAACGCGCCGACCGGCGCCTGCGGGACCGAGGCGCAGGCCGACCAGACCGTCTATTGGGACGAGATCCACCCGACCCGCGCCGCCCATCTGCTGATCGCGCAATACATGCAGGGCGCCCTGCTCGCGCTGAACGACGCGGCGGAAGCGGTGGCAATGCAGCCGGAACTGGCCTTCGAGGCGACGCGGAGCTGGCATCGCGCTCTGCTCGGCTCCATCGCCGGCCCCGCCGCCACGCGGGTGGAGGCGCCGCTCGGCAACGGGGAGCTGAGGGCGTTCCTGATCGGCGACGCCGCCTGGGGCCGTCTCGGCGGCACGCCGGAGCGCCAGGGCTTCCGCTTCAACACCCAGTCTGGCGGCGTCGGCGCCGAACTGCCGGTCGGGTCGGCCTCGCGCGTCGGGCTGTCGGTCGGCGGGTCGCGCGGCCGCGCCAAGCTGGACGAGGGGGCGGGCACGCTGGACATGACCAGCACCATCATCGGCCTGCACGCGGTGACCGAGGCGCGGGGCTTTCAACTGGCCGTGGCGGGCAGCGTCTCCTTCGACCGTTACGGCGACATCGACCGGACCACCGGTTTTGCGCCGTTCCCCAGCGCCTCGGCGGACACGGACGGGCGGACCTACGCCCTGTCGGTCGCCGGGGGCTACACGGCGCAGCTCGGACCGGTGGCGCTGGGGCCGCGGCTGGGCCTGCGCTACATCCACACGCGCATCGACGGCTATCAGGAGAGCGGCGCCGGTCTGCTGTCGCTCGGCGTCGAGCGGCAGAGCGCCGAATCGCTGGAGAGCAGCGTCGGGGCCGAAGCCTCGACCGTCGTGGAGATCGGACGATCGGTGCTTCAGCCCAGCCTGGGCATCGCCTGGGAGCACCAGTTCGCCGAAGACGCGCGCACCGTCACCGTCCGCCTGCCCGGCGGGGCCGCCAACAGCGTAAGCCCCAGCGGCGACGGCCGCGACTCCCTGGTGATCGGCGTCGGCCTGTCGGCTCAGCTTTGGCAGGCGGTCGGCGCCACGGTGGGCTACCGCGGCGAACTGTCGGGAGCGGATGGCCACAACCACGCCTTCACCGCCCGCTTGCGCATGAGCTTCTGA
- a CDS encoding cytochrome b, with protein sequence MSNAYSEAAARPPVKTRYDGVMLFLHWSVALLILVAFAIAQGRGLVPRGPERTALMDLHRSLGVLVLALVALRMVWRAVSPPPPMPSDTAPLLLLAAKAGHLALYALMIAVPLAGVLMTQANGHPVSVFGLFTLPALVGEDKAFGHTLEEAHEFLGTAIIVLAGLHAAAALVHQYVLKDGTLNRMLPWGNR encoded by the coding sequence ATGTCCAACGCCTATTCCGAGGCCGCCGCTAGGCCGCCCGTCAAGACCCGCTACGACGGGGTGATGCTGTTCCTGCACTGGAGCGTCGCCCTGCTGATTCTGGTGGCCTTCGCCATCGCCCAGGGGCGCGGACTGGTGCCCCGCGGGCCGGAGCGGACCGCCCTGATGGACCTCCACCGTTCGCTCGGCGTCCTCGTTCTGGCGCTGGTGGCGCTGCGCATGGTCTGGCGCGCCGTCAGCCCGCCGCCGCCGATGCCTTCCGACACCGCGCCGCTGCTCCTGCTGGCGGCCAAGGCCGGGCATCTGGCGCTCTACGCCCTGATGATTGCCGTGCCGCTGGCCGGCGTGCTGATGACGCAGGCCAACGGGCATCCCGTTTCCGTCTTCGGCCTGTTCACGCTGCCCGCGCTGGTCGGTGAGGACAAAGCCTTCGGCCACACGCTGGAGGAGGCCCACGAGTTTCTCGGCACCGCCATCATCGTGCTGGCCGGCCTCCACGCGGCGGCGGCCCTGGTCCACCAGTATGTGCTGAAGGATGGGACGCTGAACCGGATGCTGCCCTGGGGAAACCGCTGA
- a CDS encoding PP2C family protein-serine/threonine phosphatase: MTFQGRLVLLISGLVTLAVALVTILLAWTTHSAIQTRVEADGRGAATLLARSATLAREVPRDVEALLGDRLLSEATLAAHLVAVMEAGKAPVKAVTDRLKAVADGGGPDEIWVTDNRGRAYLHNIPGPDITFGPDARAQPRQAPYYGLLNRAPEKVVTDAATEGGKLMKFAGVAGVDKPRIVQVGADVRRLGDIARKAGVDGVMASLLAGGTVEGAWLLERDGRLAVHATGPSAGPLSERAIEAAKAAAAAGETGLLREGDRLTAFAPVPAVAGQGAGIAVVRLPAEDLSSVVGRHVKIGVLVGLLALAAGVYGAVRFARSQMAPIERLGEAVAAVEAGRFNPFTLNEAMERNDEMGRLARVFRSMALEASYREETLDAQLLMRTAELETRTEKLAAAEHLIEEEQRAARDVQANLLPQQLPAGRDSQFFGLLVPGPAVSGDFYDVIELDERQCLLVVAGVSGWGVPAAFLMLLVRGAIREAAARPGMTPAAILAAANDRLCGQSPFDGFATAFVALYDRETGALSHSSAGNRAPCRIRADGSVLTLADAGGPALGVRKGIPYGEAVARLEQEDTLFLCTEGVLRAVNAQREPFGEERLAAVLHQGRGLSARDRSELLLRAVEAHVGPGGQTGDIVCLTVRRLLPAAELAPESEATV; the protein is encoded by the coding sequence ATGACCTTTCAAGGGCGTTTGGTCCTCCTGATCTCCGGGCTGGTGACGCTGGCGGTGGCGCTGGTTACGATTCTGCTGGCCTGGACGACCCATTCGGCGATCCAGACGCGGGTGGAAGCGGATGGCCGCGGCGCGGCGACCCTGCTGGCCCGCTCCGCCACGCTGGCGCGCGAGGTCCCGCGCGACGTCGAGGCGCTTCTGGGCGACCGGCTGCTGTCGGAGGCGACCCTCGCCGCCCACCTCGTGGCGGTGATGGAGGCGGGCAAGGCGCCGGTCAAGGCGGTGACCGACCGGCTGAAGGCCGTCGCGGATGGCGGCGGGCCGGACGAGATCTGGGTCACCGACAACCGGGGCCGCGCCTATCTGCACAACATCCCCGGCCCCGACATCACCTTCGGCCCCGACGCCCGTGCGCAGCCGCGCCAGGCGCCCTATTACGGCCTGCTGAACCGCGCGCCGGAGAAGGTGGTGACCGACGCCGCCACCGAAGGCGGCAAGCTGATGAAGTTCGCCGGTGTGGCGGGCGTCGACAAGCCGCGCATCGTCCAGGTCGGCGCCGACGTGCGCCGGCTGGGCGACATCGCCCGCAAGGCCGGGGTGGACGGCGTGATGGCCTCCCTGCTGGCCGGCGGCACGGTGGAGGGCGCGTGGCTTCTGGAGCGCGACGGGCGTCTCGCCGTGCACGCCACCGGCCCCAGCGCCGGACCGCTGTCGGAACGGGCAATCGAGGCGGCGAAGGCCGCGGCGGCGGCCGGTGAAACCGGTCTTCTGCGCGAGGGCGACCGGCTGACCGCCTTCGCCCCGGTGCCGGCGGTGGCGGGGCAGGGGGCGGGCATCGCGGTGGTCCGCCTGCCGGCGGAGGACCTGTCCTCGGTGGTCGGGCGCCATGTGAAGATCGGCGTGCTGGTCGGGCTGCTCGCCCTGGCGGCGGGCGTCTACGGCGCCGTCCGCTTCGCGCGCAGCCAGATGGCTCCGATCGAGCGGCTGGGCGAGGCCGTCGCCGCCGTCGAGGCCGGGCGCTTCAACCCCTTCACCCTGAACGAGGCGATGGAGCGCAACGACGAGATGGGCCGCCTCGCCCGCGTCTTCCGCAGCATGGCGCTGGAGGCGTCCTACCGCGAGGAGACGCTGGACGCCCAGCTTCTGATGCGCACGGCCGAGCTGGAGACCCGCACCGAGAAGCTGGCCGCCGCCGAACATCTGATCGAGGAGGAGCAGCGCGCCGCCCGCGACGTGCAGGCGAACCTGCTGCCGCAGCAGCTTCCCGCCGGGCGCGACAGCCAGTTCTTCGGCCTGCTGGTCCCCGGTCCGGCGGTCAGCGGCGACTTCTACGACGTGATCGAACTGGACGAGCGCCAGTGCCTGCTGGTGGTGGCCGGCGTGTCCGGCTGGGGCGTGCCGGCGGCCTTCCTGATGCTGCTGGTGCGCGGCGCGATCCGCGAGGCGGCGGCCCGGCCCGGCATGACCCCCGCGGCCATCCTGGCGGCGGCCAACGACCGGCTGTGCGGGCAGAGCCCCTTCGACGGTTTCGCCACCGCCTTCGTCGCCCTCTACGACCGTGAGACCGGGGCGCTCAGCCATTCCAGCGCCGGCAACCGCGCGCCCTGCCGCATCCGGGCGGACGGCAGCGTCCTGACCCTGGCCGACGCCGGCGGCCCGGCGCTGGGCGTGCGCAAGGGCATCCCCTACGGCGAGGCGGTGGCTCGGCTGGAGCAGGAGGACACGCTGTTCCTGTGCACCGAGGGCGTGCTGCGCGCGGTGAACGCCCAGCGCGAGCCGTTCGGCGAGGAGCGTCTGGCCGCCGTCCTGCACCAGGGTCGCGGCCTGTCGGCGCGCGACCGCTCCGAACTGCTGCTGCGCGCGGTGGAGGCCCATGTCGGTCCGGGCGGCCAGACCGGCGACATCGTCTGCCTGACCGTGCGCCGCCTGCTGCCCGCCGCCGAACTGGCGCCGGAGTCCGAAGCGACGGTGTGA
- a CDS encoding zinc metalloprotease HtpX, with protein sequence MPHMPRSFMPTDQAVADLRRRHKIANVLQSLLLLGGMVLLLALCGMILAGVEGVLWALLGGAISLLFSPRLSPRMVLGMFGARRLTYAEAPVLFDALAAIARRAELPAVPELWYVASPALNAFAVGSRRRSAIAVTDGLLRALSLRELAGVLAHEVSHVRNNDLTVMGLADTVTSLTRLMSVFGMALLILNLPLLMMRQEAVPWLLVLLLIAAPWIGVLLQLALSRTREFDADLDAAHLTGDPEGVASALARIERLQHSPWEGLRFPGRRRAQNIPSLLRTHPETEERVRRLMALRTPPPVLPGLDAHPLHAHPLHARPHLAMPAAVRRPRYRIGGYWY encoded by the coding sequence ATGCCGCACATGCCTCGGTCCTTCATGCCCACCGATCAGGCCGTCGCCGACCTGAGGCGGCGCCACAAGATCGCGAACGTGTTGCAATCCCTCCTCCTGCTCGGCGGCATGGTGCTGCTGCTGGCGCTGTGCGGGATGATCCTGGCGGGGGTTGAGGGGGTGCTGTGGGCGCTGCTTGGCGGCGCCATCAGCCTGCTGTTCAGCCCGCGCCTGTCGCCGCGCATGGTGCTGGGCATGTTCGGCGCCCGCCGCCTGACCTATGCGGAGGCCCCGGTCCTGTTCGACGCGCTGGCCGCCATTGCCCGGCGGGCGGAGCTGCCCGCGGTGCCGGAGCTGTGGTACGTCGCCAGCCCGGCGCTGAACGCCTTCGCCGTTGGCAGCCGCCGCCGGTCGGCTATCGCGGTCACCGACGGGCTGCTGCGCGCGCTCAGCCTGCGCGAGCTGGCCGGGGTGCTGGCCCACGAGGTCAGCCATGTGCGCAACAACGACCTGACCGTGATGGGGCTGGCCGACACGGTGACCAGCCTGACCCGGCTGATGTCGGTCTTCGGCATGGCCTTGCTGATTCTCAATCTGCCGCTGCTGATGATGCGGCAGGAGGCGGTTCCCTGGCTGCTGGTGCTGCTGCTTATCGCCGCACCCTGGATCGGCGTGCTTCTGCAGCTTGCCCTGTCGCGCACGCGGGAATTCGACGCCGACCTCGACGCCGCCCACCTGACCGGCGACCCGGAGGGCGTGGCCTCGGCGCTTGCCCGGATCGAGCGGCTTCAGCACAGCCCGTGGGAGGGGCTGCGCTTTCCCGGCCGCCGCCGGGCGCAGAACATCCCGTCCCTGCTGCGCACCCATCCGGAGACCGAGGAGCGCGTGCGGCGCCTGATGGCGCTGCGCACCCCGCCGCCGGTCCTGCCGGGGCTCGACGCCCACCCTCTGCACGCCCACCCTCTGCACGCCCGGCCGCACCTCGCCATGCCGGCGGCGGTGCGGCGCCCGCGCTACCGGATCGGCGGCTACTGGTACTGA
- a CDS encoding DnaJ C-terminal domain-containing protein — translation MSNPYEILGVSPTASDDEIRKAYRKLAKKHHPDLNPGKAEAEQRFKDISAAYSLLSDADKRARFDRGEIDDSGQERPQRQYYRDFAEGPAGARYAHAEGFASDDLEHIFSDLFGGRGFARGGAMPMKGGNLGMALTVDFLAAAKGGKRRVTMPDGKTLDIDLPAGLEDGGTIRLKGQGLPGSNGGPPGDALVTVKVTPHPWFRRDGDDIQLDLPVTLGEAVLGGKVRVPTIDGPVMLTVPKGANNGTRLRLKGKGLPGANGARGDQYVTLRIALPDAPDPALEAFVRDWKTDHNPRRDMEAA, via the coding sequence ATGAGCAATCCTTACGAGATTCTGGGCGTATCCCCCACCGCTTCAGACGACGAGATCCGCAAGGCCTACCGAAAGCTGGCCAAGAAGCACCACCCCGACCTCAATCCCGGCAAGGCGGAAGCCGAGCAGCGCTTCAAGGACATCAGCGCCGCCTACAGTCTGCTGTCGGATGCCGACAAGCGCGCCCGCTTCGACCGCGGGGAGATCGACGACTCCGGCCAGGAACGGCCGCAGCGCCAATATTACCGCGACTTCGCCGAAGGCCCGGCGGGCGCCCGCTACGCCCACGCCGAGGGCTTCGCGTCGGATGATCTGGAACACATCTTCTCCGACCTGTTCGGCGGGCGCGGCTTCGCCCGCGGCGGCGCCATGCCGATGAAGGGCGGCAACCTCGGCATGGCGCTGACGGTCGATTTCCTGGCGGCGGCCAAGGGCGGCAAGCGTCGCGTCACCATGCCCGACGGGAAGACGCTGGACATCGACCTGCCCGCCGGGCTGGAGGATGGCGGCACCATCCGCCTGAAGGGCCAGGGCTTGCCCGGCAGCAACGGCGGTCCGCCCGGCGACGCACTGGTGACCGTCAAGGTCACGCCCCACCCGTGGTTCCGCCGCGACGGCGATGATATCCAGCTCGACCTGCCGGTGACGCTGGGCGAGGCGGTGCTGGGCGGCAAGGTGCGCGTGCCGACCATCGACGGGCCGGTGATGCTGACCGTTCCGAAGGGGGCGAACAACGGCACGCGGCTGCGGTTGAAAGGCAAGGGCCTTCCCGGAGCGAACGGCGCGCGCGGCGACCAGTATGTGACGCTGCGCATCGCCCTGCCCGACGCGCCCGACCCGGCGCTGGAGGCGTTCGTCCGGGATTGGAAAACCGACCACAACCCGAGACGGGACATGGAGGCCGCGTGA
- a CDS encoding chaperone modulator CbpM, which produces MDRNDMDQHGARWRTEEVLATCRRVSSAQLTVWVERHWLRPRHEGTGFVFSAADMARLELICDLREDLALDDEAMPVVLSLLDTVYGLRRRLRVLAEAIGDLPPEARYLLQDELRKREEKEE; this is translated from the coding sequence ATGGACCGGAACGACATGGACCAGCACGGCGCGCGATGGCGGACCGAGGAGGTGCTGGCCACCTGCCGGCGCGTCTCCTCCGCCCAGCTGACGGTGTGGGTGGAGCGGCACTGGCTGAGGCCGCGGCACGAAGGGACCGGTTTCGTCTTCAGCGCGGCGGACATGGCCCGGCTGGAACTGATCTGCGATCTGCGGGAGGATCTGGCGCTCGACGACGAGGCGATGCCGGTCGTGCTGTCGCTGCTGGACACCGTCTACGGGCTGCGGCGTCGCCTGCGCGTGTTGGCCGAAGCCATCGGCGATCTGCCGCCGGAGGCCCGCTATCTCCTGCAGGACGAGCTGCGGAAGCGGGAGGAAAAGGAGGAGTAG
- a CDS encoding NAD(P)/FAD-dependent oxidoreductase — protein sequence MAAAPEEQRLDTLIVGGGPAGLTAAIYLARYRRRFLVVDSGASRASWIPLSHNHAGFPDGVTGDELLARMRAQAERYGARIVPGTVTAVERGDDGYRVRTEDGRLFRARTVLAATGVIDREPELPNLYQAVQRGLVRHCPICDGFEVTGHRIGVIGHGTGALGEALFLRTYSRDITVLTLGEPMNLEEAEERRMAEAGLRAVEEPVVEIHTEGGRIAALTTASGERLTFDTLYSALGCHPRNETVKGLGVRIGPSERLVTDEHQQTGIEGLYAAGDIVEGLNQISVAMGQAAIAATAIHRRLLAEDGDL from the coding sequence ATGGCCGCCGCACCCGAGGAACAGCGTCTGGACACCCTGATCGTCGGCGGCGGACCCGCCGGGCTGACCGCGGCAATCTATCTTGCGCGCTACCGCCGCCGCTTCCTGGTGGTGGATTCCGGGGCCAGCCGGGCCTCCTGGATTCCGCTGTCCCACAACCATGCGGGCTTTCCGGACGGGGTGACCGGCGACGAGTTGCTGGCCCGCATGCGCGCACAGGCGGAGCGCTACGGCGCCCGGATCGTGCCGGGAACGGTGACGGCGGTGGAGCGGGGCGACGATGGCTACCGCGTGCGGACGGAGGACGGGCGGCTGTTCCGCGCCCGCACCGTGCTGGCCGCGACCGGCGTGATCGACCGCGAACCGGAGCTGCCCAACCTGTATCAGGCGGTGCAGCGGGGACTGGTCCGCCATTGCCCGATCTGCGACGGGTTCGAGGTGACCGGCCACCGCATCGGCGTTATCGGCCACGGCACCGGGGCTTTGGGGGAGGCGCTGTTCCTGCGCACCTATTCCCGCGACATCACCGTCCTGACGCTGGGCGAACCGATGAATCTGGAGGAGGCGGAGGAGCGCCGCATGGCCGAGGCCGGGCTGCGCGCCGTCGAGGAGCCGGTGGTGGAAATCCACACCGAGGGCGGGCGGATCGCCGCCCTGACCACGGCGTCTGGCGAGCGGCTGACCTTCGACACGCTGTATTCCGCCTTGGGTTGCCACCCGCGCAACGAGACGGTGAAGGGGCTGGGCGTGCGCATCGGGCCGAGCGAACGGCTGGTCACCGACGAGCACCAGCAGACCGGGATCGAGGGGCTCTACGCCGCGGGCGACATCGTGGAGGGACTGAACCAGATTTCGGTCGCCATGGGGCAGGCCGCGATCGCCGCCACCGCCATCCATCGCCGACTCCTGGCGGAGGACGGGGATCTCTGA
- a CDS encoding Hpt domain-containing protein, with translation MPQPPSVPSEPPTFNITPCDRDILDVEPMLRNFGGPGPTVTMLYTLFLENADELSRVLKERLALGDLHGVRLAAHSAAGAARTAGAGRVADLFGSVEDAALRGDAAVVRRDAAAIDRALADVKILIARI, from the coding sequence GTGCCCCAGCCCCCGTCTGTCCCATCCGAACCGCCGACGTTCAACATCACCCCATGCGACCGGGACATCCTCGACGTCGAGCCGATGTTGCGCAACTTTGGTGGCCCTGGTCCCACCGTCACCATGCTCTACACCCTGTTCCTGGAGAACGCGGATGAGTTGTCGCGCGTTCTGAAAGAGCGATTGGCGCTCGGCGACCTGCATGGCGTCCGGCTGGCCGCCCACTCGGCGGCGGGGGCCGCCCGCACCGCCGGGGCGGGGCGGGTCGCCGACCTGTTCGGCTCGGTGGAGGATGCGGCCCTGCGCGGCGACGCGGCGGTGGTGCGGCGGGACGCAGCGGCCATCGACCGCGCCCTGGCCGACGTGAAAATTTTAATCGCACGCATTTGA
- a CDS encoding response regulator, whose product MSFNSCAVLVVEDEVVTRSVSVRLLKQLGVGTVIEAADGAEALARCNRVDFDAIFCDVDMAPMGGLAFLEALDGRAPVIMLTKHDGSDVVLSALRSGATGYLVKPLTPVGLREKLEKALTAKG is encoded by the coding sequence GTGTCGTTCAATTCCTGCGCGGTGCTGGTCGTCGAGGACGAGGTGGTGACCCGCAGCGTCTCGGTGCGGCTGCTGAAGCAGTTGGGCGTCGGCACGGTGATCGAAGCCGCCGACGGGGCGGAGGCGTTGGCCCGCTGCAACCGCGTCGATTTCGACGCGATCTTCTGCGACGTGGACATGGCGCCGATGGGCGGTCTGGCCTTTCTGGAGGCTTTGGACGGGCGGGCGCCGGTCATCATGCTGACCAAGCACGACGGGTCGGACGTCGTCCTGTCGGCCCTGCGCTCCGGTGCCACCGGCTATCTGGTGAAGCCGCTGACCCCGGTCGGCCTGCGCGAGAAGCTGGAAAAAGCGCTGACCGCGAAAGGGTAG